Within Calonectris borealis chromosome Z, bCalBor7.hap1.2, whole genome shotgun sequence, the genomic segment CATCATGACGTCTCCTTGGCCCTCCGCTTGTAGTGCACATCGGGGAGGCTCCTCAGGCGCTCAGCCGCCTGTGGGGCACAGCACAAGGGGCAGCCAGCGGCCGGTCCTGGGGACAGTCCCAGCATGGGACCCTCTggctccccaaaatcccccctgAGCTGCGCTCACCTGCTCCGGGGTGAGGTCTCGCTGCGCCTGTGCCAGCATCTCATAGCCAACCATGAACTTGCGGACGGTGGCGGAGCGGAGCAGCGGGGGGTAGTAGTGGGCATGGAGCTGCCAATGCCCGCAGTCCTCCTCCAAGTAGGGGCCAGTGGGGGCTCCTGCCGGGGGTGCAGCCGCTGCATGAGCCccagggaggggacggggacatggaTGAGAGGGTTGCGGGGGTCCCCCAGCCGCACCACTCACCGTGCCAGCCCATGGAGTAGGGGAAGGAGACTTCGAAGAGGTTGTCATACTTGATGAGCAGCCTCTGCATGATGGAGGCCAGGCCTGCAGGGGAGGGGGCCAGGGAGTCACACCCTGAACTGGCCAGCCCCCTGCCAAGGGCAGGCAGCACACCTGGCTTGGGAGGGGTCATCCTCAGCACCCCTCCCTGGGTGGACATCAGTGACGGGCACGAGGGACACACTGGCCAGTTCCCCACCTCCCAACCCATGCAGACAGCCCGAGCAGCGCAGCAGAAGGAGCCCCTGTGCCTCATCATCCAGCATCCCAAGAGCACGGGGCACCACATGCTTCATCACCCCAAAAAGGATGTGTACAGCCGGTACAGCCTGTGCCTGGATGCCCCGCTCCTGCACCAACATATCGGGGGTGCCTGTCCCCTCTCAAACCAAGCCCGGcagccctgcaccccagggggACACAGACCCTCCAGCATCAGTGAGGCTGCCACAGAGCTGCCTCCTAACGAAGGCCGAGCCCAGAGGTACAGGGGGCTAACGAGGTGCAGAGCCACTCACTGTCCCTCTCGCCATTGCGGAGGTCCTGGAGGCGGCAGACATGTCGGCGGGGAAGCAGCAGGGTCTGGTAGGGCCAAGTGGCCCAATATGGCACCACAACCAGCCAGTCCGTGTTCTCCACCACCAACCGCTCCTGCAGGACACTGTGCTTAATGGGGACAGGTGCAGCCCCGACGCCCTGCGGAtgggtgctcctggggacccTGCtcttgggggctggggggcctgcTCCGGCACATACCCAGCTCCCAGAGAGGGGATATGGACAACAGCCATGTCCTCACCTTTCGGCAAGCCTCCTGCTCAGCATACTCCAGCAGCATGGGCACGCCATGCTGGCTCAGATGCTGCCGCTGGGTCCGGTCTTCCAGGCGCGCCTCATTGGGGAGGAAGCTGCTGGCCCATACCTGGGAGGGACAtcggggcacggggctgggttACCTGTACCCCACATTTGCAGGGGTGCCCCAGCCACGCTGCCCATCTACAGGTCCGTGCTGCCACCACGTGGAGAGTCCGACATGTGGCAGCCACAAGGGACAGTCCCCAGGAGGGGAGGTGACAGGACTTGCAATTAAGCCAGGTCATGGGTGGGACAGTCTCACCTGGCAGTGCGGATGGGGGTTGGAGCAGCCCATCATCGCTCCCTTGTTCTCGAAGATCTGCGGAGGAAGAGGTGCAGCCAGCAGGTCCCAGCCCCAGGGTCCCTGCTGCGGGCTGCCATGGTGTCCCTGGCACACCAGAAAAGCATCCCGCAGGAGAGCAGAGCCTCACACCTGCCTGGAAAGGCTCAGGAGGGCATGAGGTGGGAACAGGGGACCCACACGTGACTGGGATGGTCCCAAGCCCAGATGCTGCCAGAGcacccagccctggccccccgcCTCCACCCGAGACCCTCgaggcagggagagaagggcagcccccaccagcccccgACCTGCACCCAGGGGtaggaggcacccagctcgaccGCCAGTTCTGCCCACGCGTCGATGACAGCCCGGATCTCCGACAAGGACATGAGGGGCAGCGTCAGGTCCgaccaggggtggaagcacatcACCTTGCTGTGGAGGACACACAGAtggccagggctgtggggcaTCCCCAGAGACTTCCATGGCCCTGCTGCGTCGCAGTGGaacaggggacagggatgagacCTCCAAAATGCCCCCAAACAGAGCAAGCAGTGCAAGAAGGTGAGTGGGCTCAGTCCGGCTTCATCCCACGGGTCCTGGCTGACATCACAGCCTGGACCCCTCCGGAGCCATCGGGGTACTCACCACACACCCCGGGCTGCTGCCGCTCGAAACAAGGGGTGATCGCTGTCACCTGGGGAAGGACAGAGAGTGGGGAGGGAGACAGTGCTGGTGCAGCACCCATGTTTCTCCAGGCCACCCTGGACCTgagcctgggggtccccagcagtCTGCTCTCTCCCCAGAAGTTACCAGGCTCGGGAGCATCGGGCTGCAGCGCAGGGAAGTCGTTTGGGAAGACGAAGGTGCCCTCGTACTGGGGGTTCACCTGCCAGGGCAAGAGACGGGATCAGGGGAAGACAGGGCAATGGGGGaagcccggacgcctgggtccttgGTGGTACCTCGCCGTTGGCCCGGGTGGCCCCGGGGCAGAGGGGGTTGTTGGGGTCCCAGCGGGGCACATCCTCGGGGGGCGGTTTCTCCAGCTGCCCCTGCCAGGGGCGCTTCACCCGGTGGGCCGACACCAGCACCCAGTCGTCCCGCAGGGGGTTGTAACGAGCGTGCTGGTGctctgcagggagagaggagcaggGTGTCAGGGAGGCAGGGATGCGGGGTGCAGACCCCCCCGCGGGCCGGGCACACCCCCCCCACCATGCCCCCTCCGCGGGTAACCCTGCAAGAGGGTCTGCACCCCACTTTATGTCCCCCTCAGCTTCACCCCTTCCTCCCTGTCCCAGCCCGAGGAGGGGGTGGTCCTCGctgccacccccctccccccccggggagggagcCTCCCCGCAGTCCCCGCTTCCCGGGGCTCGGCTGGGCTCTGCCGGGGGTCCGGAGGGAGGCAGCCCCGGCCGTACCGCTGGCGCGGAAGCGGCCACCCCCCTCGCCTTCCTCCCCCGTCGGCGATGGCTCCATGCCGCGGCGCTCCCGGAAGCCCCGGCGGCACCGCCCCCGCGGGGCCGGTCCCTTccagccgcctccgccgccgctccgccccgccgcgccggcgcaGGGCCGCCCGCGGCCGGGCATGGCgtggccgcggcgggggcggtcCCGCTCCCCGtcccggtggcggcggggcggagcggcggcggcgggcggcatgggggcggcggggcggcgggcgctgcgggccGGGCTGGCGCTGGGCGCGCTGGCGCTGGTGCtgcaggggctgcggggctggctggcCTCCAAGCGGTACGAGTTCACCCCCGCCGAGATCGCCCAGCTCGCCCGGCACCACGCGGGTACGCGCCGCCCGTGGGGACGGGGCCCACCGGCcatggggggtggaggggagcggGACCGAGGAGGGATGGGGTCGGGGAGCGGGAAGCGGAACCGGGGACGAGGGGGGGAAGCAGCggcctgggctggggaagggacccGTAGCGGGGACGCGGGATCGAGGAGGTTCCGGTACGAGGCGGGCCGGGATCACGGGGGGAACGGGACTGGGGTcagggaggggccggggggctggggcagcaggaacGGTATCGGGAAGGGGGTCAGTACCGGGGAAGAGGGACGGGGAGTGTGGGGGAAGTGGGATGGGGGAATGGGACTGGGGCGAAggagggatggggactggggcagCAGCATCACCCAGCGCGGTTGGGGCTGAACCCGGGGTTAAGGCGGCTCTctcggtgctggggctgggccaggTCGGGGGACCAAACCCCAGGTGGGTCAACGGCAGAACCAACCCCCCAGCTAGGGCTGGCCCCGTAGGGTATAGAGTGTGCAGTCGCAGCGGAAGGGCTGCATGTTGCCAGGGCAGGGTCACTGTCACCCCAGCACCTGGGGTGGGCAGTAGGGCT encodes:
- the GALT gene encoding galactose-1-phosphate uridylyltransferase, with the protein product MEPSPTGEEGEGGGRFRASEHQHARYNPLRDDWVLVSAHRVKRPWQGQLEKPPPEDVPRWDPNNPLCPGATRANGEVNPQYEGTFVFPNDFPALQPDAPEPGDSDHPLFRAAAARGVCKVMCFHPWSDLTLPLMSLSEIRAVIDAWAELAVELGASYPWVQIFENKGAMMGCSNPHPHCQVWASSFLPNEARLEDRTQRQHLSQHGVPMLLEYAEQEACRKERLVVENTDWLVVVPYWATWPYQTLLLPRRHVCRLQDLRNGERDSLASIMQRLLIKYDNLFEVSFPYSMGWHGAPTGPYLEEDCGHWQLHAHYYPPLLRSATVRKFMVGYEMLAQAQRDLTPEQAAERLRSLPDVHYKRRAKETS